AATGTCGGGCACGGGTCCTACTTCCTTAATCGGAAGTTCCGCGTACTTGATGCCTTCGAAACCGCGCACGGGGACGATCTCCGCGTGGTCGAAGAAGTTCTCGACCTTGTTCCCCGTGACCAGTTCGACCACCGTGCGCAGCGCCGCTTCCATGACGCCGCCCGTCGCTCCGAAGATCACGCCGGAACCCGTAGCGGTGCCGAACGGATCGTCAAAGTCAGACTTCTCCAACTCCGGCAGGTAGATACCCGCTTCGCTGATCATCTTCCCCAGTTCGCGGGTCGTCAGGCCGTAGTCCACGTCCTTGTAACCGCTGTCGCACATCTCGGGGCGGTTGCACTCAAATTTCTTGGCCGAGCACGGCATGAGCGCAACCGATACGATGTCCTTCGGATCGATCTTGTTCAGCTTGGCGTAATACGTTTTGATCAACGCGCCAAACATCTGTTGCGGACTCTTCGCGGACGACAGATTGTCGATCATGTCGGGATAGAAGTGCTCCAGGTACTTCACCCATCCCGGCGAACAACTCGTTAGCTGCGGCAGCGCGACCGGCTGTTTGTCCACCAGCGCCTTCTTCAAGCGCAGCAGGAGTTCTGTGCCTTCTTCGATGATCGTGAGGTCCGCCGTGAAGTTCGTGTCGAACACCTTGTCGAACCCGCACAGGCGCAGCGCCGTGTTCATCTCGAAGGTCAGGGCGCGTCCGGGCGGGAGCCCGAAGCATTCCCCGATGCCCGCGCGCGGGCTGGGCGCCGTCTGCATGATCACGTGCTTGGTTGGATCGTCGATGGCCGCCCACACGTCATCCGTGGGATCGTTGGCGCGCAACGCGCCGGTGGGACACCGGTTGATGCACTGTCCGCAATTGATGCACACCACCTCACCCAGCGGCTTGTCCATGAACGTAACGACGCGCGTTTCCGCGCCGCGATTCTCCACTTCCAACACGCCGACTTCCTGGAAGTCGATACACGTGCGGATGCAGCGGCGGCACAGAATGCACTTGTTCATGTCGCGGACCACGGAATGGCTGGAGCAATCGATCTCGTACTTCGGTTCCGTCGGGTGCCCGAAGCGGAAGAAGTCCACGCCGTATTCCTTGGCAAGGCTCTGCAATTCGCAGTTGTTGTTGCGGGCGCACGCATAGCATTCGCCGTAGTGATCGGACAGCAGCAGGTCAAGGATGTGCCGGCGAGCCTGACGCACTTTGCGCGTGTGCGTTTTGATCTTGATCGGCGACGTGATGGGAAACGCGCATGACGCCTGGAGTGCGCGCTGCGTGTCAACCTCGACGACGCATATACGACACACGCCCGCCACGCACAGATCCTCGTGGTGGCACAAGGTGGGGATCTTTATCCCTAACTGCTTGCATGCCTCGAGGATGGTCGTGCCCACAGGCACTTTGACAGTCCTTCCGTCGATATCGACCGTCACTTTCGCGCCGATTGCTTGCGAGTCGGCGCCCTTTAAATCAATCGTCTGCCCGCGCTGGCTAACGGGCGCGCGAGAAACGTCTTTTCCGAATGTAGTGGAATCGGACATGGTTTACTCCTTCTCACCGGGAGCCGCGGCAATCCGGCCCATGAGTTCGTCTTTGAAGTGCGCAACGATGGAAAGAAACGCGTTGGGCGCGGACTGGCCCAAGCCGCATTTGGAGGCGAGTTGCATGGTCTCGCCGAGGCCGCGAAGTTCCCGCAGATACTGCATGGAACACGCGCCCTTCGAGAGCTTCTCCACACCCTCCAACAGCTTCGCCGAGCCCACCCTGCACGGGGTGCACTGGCCGCACGATTCTTCCACGAAGAACTCCAAGAAGTTGCGCGAGACGTCTACCATATCCCGATCGGGT
This DNA window, taken from Candidatus Hydrogenedentota bacterium, encodes the following:
- a CDS encoding [FeFe] hydrogenase, group A; translated protein: MSDSTTFGKDVSRAPVSQRGQTIDLKGADSQAIGAKVTVDIDGRTVKVPVGTTILEACKQLGIKIPTLCHHEDLCVAGVCRICVVEVDTQRALQASCAFPITSPIKIKTHTRKVRQARRHILDLLLSDHYGECYACARNNNCELQSLAKEYGVDFFRFGHPTEPKYEIDCSSHSVVRDMNKCILCRRCIRTCIDFQEVGVLEVENRGAETRVVTFMDKPLGEVVCINCGQCINRCPTGALRANDPTDDVWAAIDDPTKHVIMQTAPSPRAGIGECFGLPPGRALTFEMNTALRLCGFDKVFDTNFTADLTIIEEGTELLLRLKKALVDKQPVALPQLTSCSPGWVKYLEHFYPDMIDNLSSAKSPQQMFGALIKTYYAKLNKIDPKDIVSVALMPCSAKKFECNRPEMCDSGYKDVDYGLTTRELGKMISEAGIYLPELEKSDFDDPFGTATGSGVIFGATGGVMEAALRTVVELVTGNKVENFFDHAEIVPVRGFEGIKYAELPIKEVGPVPDILKGLFKDWKWLKGATLKVAVAHGTAYAKKVMDDVKAGGKFSECHFIEVMACPGGCLGGGGQPIPTSPAIRAARAEAIYSEDRAYSVRKSHENPAVTKVYNEYLTDGPCGHISHKLLHTHYTARGKYIE